In the Limanda limanda chromosome 1, fLimLim1.1, whole genome shotgun sequence genome, one interval contains:
- the scaf11 gene encoding protein SCAF11: MTGAGSSGQGPPDGTDPEEAERCPICLGVLAGSELAMPDSCCHVFCLRCLLTWAELQMAPSCPVDRRPFTNVYRWDGNLSCVQVPVRKRTTPLEAEICCCRNPEQKVCLKSKPARRLRRQKAERTEDAITKGLVRKCNDEDPSSLSRKKVRGTECCTWSPSPCVSLTTTSAQDIAEPVWVTEEIPYDAGFTPCKTQVQDCPWLSPAAPIPVNGTSRRSFHPASWNHSPFPFGLCSSPLTSSSLFSPGHFVFEGVVCAITCPKGGEKRGSRASTSKAPTKETESLPTRRSGRNSKSQEEAPATDPSSPPQSSSSDSDSSNNHQAAKPAKTSQAPAKRKATNRKAGGKRKAAARKKRTPEPISSLAASEEEEEADGVDNKEKEEEEEEEKSDKEQETNISEQQQHSDTEGSLSADQDGVNSADVRAESLSNDVAEDSDEAQEPSHEHEHEEQEQEEKPDDGDDDPYFPPDLAAHSPSSCSEGDESKKEEEEPPSPASSGDKDYEKTPSPSDSHNALLEDLTSPCCDEPTEQDDEMEISESEEAKDVKAESLENLSEPGSPPAGDSEENVADPGTKASEDNDSKKLVSEEQSAGHSSGEETKDDGPSKDDTNVIPMDCSSPMSDHGNGAVLDLPKERADPAAAGSPPSESQVTKGETQKDQEEREKSPERKNGKQRRSRFHSAAVTWSPKREAKRESSRRSRSRSKERDGSPPSSHSSRARSRERDRDRDGERDHSRRERSHERRRRRSRSRSKSRSRSRSRSRSRTRSHRRAASPEWPNSREQSPQKKERKGGWRSGQSGGSGTEGRRYQGGAGRLENGAPAEGSPERPSWSDNPDWVTEKAREDAESRSRQIGPRSSDGNRGDSRGRGGRGGFERGRGAGRGGGNRSFYNQEETGDSRWPRNNFSGSNSGNDAYSRFNENRGGGRRKDMDPNDSMSDRSGWSSASSWAVRRSLPADVQDYYSKRERGGAGGWNRSEEEQPAAAADLSKGDPTAPAVPGNAPVPVMNAIPQLNVLHHPYPAQGQRGALPVSLQPAASYGMPPQVPLHLHPAVPLLQVPAVGAQGLPPPPPPPPPMQHGSQMAAAQPDGHMTQMSSSMMGYGKPALLPTPTKAGAAVTQMHLAQSQMFPSSTTQYGHNKAHADSSKKEKKQQIQERAVNEVKNAMKPYYQKKEVTKEEYKEIVRKAVEKVCHSKSGEVNSSKVANLVKAYVDKYKHARKK; this comes from the exons ATGACTGGAGCCGGAAGCA GCGGCCAGGGTCCGCCTGATGGGACGGATcctgaggaggcagagaggtgTCCTATCTGCCTGGGCGTCCTGGCCGGAAGCGAGCTCGCCATGCCCGACAGCTGCTGCCACGTCTTCTGCCTCAGATGCCTCCTCACATGGGCAGAG ttgCAGATGGCTCCTTCCTGTCCGGTGGACAGAAGACCTTTCACTAATGTTTACAGATGGGACGGGAATCTGAGCTGTGTGCAG GTTCCTGTGAGGAAGAGAACAACTCCACTTGAAGCTGAAATTTGCTGCTGTAGAAACCCTGAACAAAAAGTCTGTCTCAA aagTAAACCTGCAAGAAGATTGAGACGGCAAAAGGCAGAGAGGACAGAAGATGCCATAACAAAAGGGCTTGTGAGGAAAT GTAATGATGAAGACCCCTCGTCTCTGAGCAGAAAAAAG GTTCGAGGAACAGAGTGCTGCACTTGGTCaccttctccctgtgtctcatTAACCACCACATCAGCACAGGACAT TGCAGAGCCTGTTTGGGTGACAGAGGAGATACCGTACGATGCTGGTTTCACACCGTGCAAAACCCAAGTGCAAGACTGTCCGTGgctgtctcctgctgctcccaTCCCTGTTAATGGCACCTCAAG GCGGAGTTTCCATCCCGCAAGTTGGAACCACAGCCCATTTCCATTTGGACTCTGCTCATCTCCCTTGACCTCCAGCTCACTGTTCAGCCCCGGACATTTTG TGTTTGAGGGTGTTGTCTGCGCCATCACATGTCccaaaggaggagagaagagaggcagCCGAGCCTCAACCTCCAAAGCGCCCACCAAAGAGACCGAGTCTCTACCGACCAGACGATCCGGACGCAACAGTAAATCCCAGGAAGAGGCTCCAGCGACTGATCCCTCATCGCCGCCCCAGTCCAGTTCATCAGACTCTGACTCGTCTAACAACCACCAGGCTGCCAAGCCGGCCAAGACTTCTCAGGCACCGGCCAAGAGGAAGGCGACAAACCGAAAGGCCGGCGGCAAGCGGAAAGCCGCGGCAAGAAAAAAGCGCACTCCCGAACCCATTAGCAGTCTGGCCGCtagtgaggaggaagaagaggctgacGGAGTTGACaacaaggagaaggaggaggaggaggaggaagagaaaagtgataaagagcaggaaacaaacatatcagagcagcagcagcactctgATACCGAAGGGAGCCTCAGTGCAGACCAGGACGGTGTCAACTCTGCTGACGTACGTGCAGAATCTCTGAGTAACGACGTGGCAGAGGACAGTGATGAAGCTCAGGAACCATctcatgaacatgaacatgaagaacaagaacaagaagagaAGCCAGATGATGGCGATGATGATCCGTATTTCCCCCCTGACTTGGCTGCTCACAGCCCCAGTTCATGCTCCGAGGGCGACGAGAgcaaaaaggaggaggaagagccacCCAGCCCAGCTTCCTCTGGAGACAAGGACTATGAGAAGACTCCTTCACCCTCTGACTCTCACAACGCTCTGCTGGAAGACCTGACGTCTCCATGCTGCGATGAGCCCACAGAGCAGGATGATGAAATGGAGATTTCAGAGTCTGAAGAAGCCAAGGATGTGAAGGCTGAATCGTTGGAGAACTTGTCAGAACCTGgctcgccccctgctggagacTCAGAGGAAAATGTAGCTGATCCAGGAACGAAAGCTTCTGAGGACAATGACTCTAAAAAGCTTGTTTCAGAAGAGCAGTCTGCTGGTCACAGTTCTGGGGAAGAAACCAAGGATGACGGTCCATCCAAGGATGATACTAATGTCATCCCCATGGACTGTAGTTCACCCATGAGCGACCATGGTAACGGTGCCGTTTTGGATCTGCCGAAGGAGCGTGCTGACCCAGCTGCTGCGGGATCCCCTCCTTCTGAAAGCCAAGTCACCAAGGGCGAGACCCAAAAGGACCAAGAGGAGCGGGAAAAGAGCCCAGAGAGGAAGAACGGCAAGCAGCGGCGCTCTCGCTTCCACTCCGCGGCCGTCACCTGGTCACCTAAAAGGGAGGCCAAACGGGAATCATCCAGGCGCTCGCGCTCACGGTCTAAAGAGCGGGATGGCAGCCCGCCTTCCAGCCACTCGTCCCGGGCTCgcagcagagaaagagacagggacCGGGATGGCGAGAGAGACCATTCTAGGAGGGAGCGTAGccatgagaggaggagacggcgaTCGAGGAGTCGCTCTAAATCCAGGTCCCGCTCTCGGTCCAGGTCTCGATCCAGAACAAGGTCCCACAGACGGGCGGCCAGTCCCGAATGGCCAAACTCCAGAGAGCAGTCTCCACAGAAGAAGGAGCGCAAGGGCGGATGGAGGTCAGGACAGAGTGGTGGCTCAGGTACTGAGGGACGGAGGTATCAAGGAGGCGCTGGCCGCTTAGAAAATGGTGCGCCTGCTGAAGGTTCCCCTGAACGCCCGAGCTGGTCAGATAATCCTGACTGGGTTACAGAAAAGGCTCGCGAGGATGCTGAGAGCAGGAGCCGGCAGATAGGTCCACGCAGCAGTGACGGGAACAGAGGGGATTCACGaggccgggggggccggggaGGGTTTGAACGGGGGCGAGGTGCAGGGCGCGGCGGTGGCAACCGTAGCTTTTACAATCAGGAGGAAACGGGCGACAGCCGCTGGCCCAGGAACAACTTCTCAGGCAGCAATTCAGGGAATGATGCATACAGCCGCTTCAACGAAAACCGTGGCGGTGGCCGGAGGAAAGACATGGATCCAAACGACTCTATGTCCGATCGGTCGGGATGGTCATCGGCATCCAGCTGGGCTGTCAGGAGGTCGCTTCCTGCCGACGTCCAGGACTATTACTcgaagagggagaggggaggagcaggaggctggAACAGatcggaggaggagcagccggcagcagcagcag ATCTCTCTAAAGGCGACCCCACCGCCCCGGCTGTCCCCGGTAACGCTCCAGTGCCGGTGATGAACGCGATTCCTCAGCTGAATGTTCTCCACCATCCCTACCCGGCGCAGGGGCAGCGAGGAGCCCTGCCCGTCAGCCTGCAGCCGGCGGCCTCGTACGGCATGCCCCCTCAGGTCCCCCTGCACCTCCACCCTGCAGTGCCGCTGCTTCAGGTGCCCGCTGTGGGCGCTCAGGGCCTCCCGCCTCCCCCTCCGCCGCCTCCACCCATGCAGCACGGCAGCCAGATGGCAGCAGCTCAGCCCGATGGCCACATGACTCAG ATGTCCAGTTCCATGATGGGTTATGGGAAACCTGCCCTGCTTCCCACCCCTACCAAAGCTGGTGCCGCAGTGACCCAGATGCACTTAGCACAGAGCCAGATGTTCCCATCCTCTACCACTCAGTACGGCCACAACAAGGCTCACGCCGACAGCTCCAAAAAGGAAAAG AAACAGCAGATCCAAGAGAGGGCTGTGAATGAAGTGAAGAACGCCATGAAACCTTATTACCAAAAGAAGGAAGTCACTAAGGAGGAGTACAAGGAGATCGTCCGCAAAGCAGTAGAGAAG gtgtGTCACAGCAAGAGTGGTGAGGTGAACTCCAGCAAGGTGGCCAACCTAGTGAAGGCCTACGTGGACAAATACAAACACGCCCGCAAGAAATGA
- the slc38a2 gene encoding sodium-coupled neutral amino acid symporter 2: MKSTTTRTEMDYLNHEEDNSSTNSTECTYQDCSKKVQLGRECPDLDAESQKFLPEMNTGKKKYETEYHQGNASFGMSVFNLGNAIMGSGILGLSYAMANTGIALFVILLVAVAIFSLYSVHLLLKTANEGGALVYEQLGYKAFGLPGKLAASCSITMQNIGAMSSYLYIVKYELPIVIQTFLGAGNGEWYTNGDYLVLIVSFTIILPLSLLKNLGYLGYTSGLSLLCMLFFLIVVIIKKFQIPCPLPYEIHDLAENLTKALNATLAQLNSTAVDYSEDDCTPKYFVFNSQTVYAVPILTFAFVCHPAILPMYEELKDRSRAKMQGVANVSFLAMFIMYLLAALFGYLTFNSHVEPELLHTYSKFFKSDIVLLIVRLAVLTAVTLTVPVVLFPIRTSINQHLSSSKEFSWIRHTIITVVLLASTNCLVIFVPSIRDIFGFIGASAAAMLIFILPSAFYIKLVKKESMKSVQKIGATAFLVCGLVVMIGSMTLIILDWTHNATAAADTQGNGH, translated from the exons ATGAAAAGCACCACTACCAGAACTGAGATGGATTATCTGAACCATGAGGAGGACAACAGCAGCACCAACAGCACTGAGTGCACCTACCAGGACTGCTCCAAGAAGGTCCAACTGGGCAG AGAATGCCCTGACTTAGACGCAGAGAGTCAAAAGTTCCTCCCTGAAATGAACACGGGGAAGAAGAAGTATGAGACTGAATAT cACCAGGGCAACGCCTCCTTCGGCATGTCTGTTTTCAACCTGGGCAATGCCATCATGGGCAGTGGCATCCTGGGTCTGTCCTACGCTATGGCCAACACTGGCATTGCTCTATTTGT GATTCTCCTCGTGGCTGTTGCCATCTTCTCCTTGTATTCTGTCCACTTGCTGCTGAAGACAGCCAATGAAGGAG GTGCACTTGTGTACGAGCAACTAGGCTACAAAGCCTTCGGGTTGCCAGGGAAACTCGCCGCTTCCTGCTCCATCACCATGCAGAACATCGGAG CCATGTCAAGCTACCTCTACATCGTCAAATACGAGCTGCCCATCGTCATTCAAACCTTTCTGGGAGCAGGCAATGG GGAGTGGTACACTAACGGAGACTACCTGGTGCTAATAGTGTCATTCACCATTATCCTGCCCCTGTCGCTGCTCAAGAATTTGG GTTACCTTGGTTACACCAGTGGTCTGTCCCTGCTCTGCATGCTGTTTTTTCTGATTGTG GTGATCATCAAGAAGTTCCAGATCCCGTGCCCTCTGCCTTATGAAATCCACGATCTGGCCGAAAACTTGACCAAGGCGCTGAACGCCACCTTGGCCCAGCTCAACTCCACCGCTGTGGACTACAGCGAGGATGACTGCACGCCGAAATACTTTGTCTTCAACTCACAG ACTGTCTACGCTGTTCCCATCCTGACCTTCGCCTTCGTGTGCCACCCGGCCATCCTGCCCATGTACGAGGAGCTGAAAGA CCGTTCCCGTGCCAAGATGCAGGGCGTTGCCAACGTGTCCTTCCTGGCCATGTTCATTATGTACCTGCTCGCCGCCCTCTTCGGATATCTGACCTTCAACT CACACGTGGAGCCCGAGCTTCTGCACACCTACTCCAAATTCTTCAAGTCCGACATCGTCCTGCTGATCGTCCGCCTGGCTGTGCTGACCGCCGTCACCCTCACCGTCCCTGTGGTGCTCTTCCCT ATTCGTACCTCCATCAACCAGCACCTGTCCAGCTCCAAGGAGTTCAGCTGGATCCGCCACACCATCATCACCGTGGTCCTGCTGGCCAGCACCAACTGCCTGGTCATCTTTGTCCCCTCCATCAGGGACATCTTCGGCTTCATCG GcgcctctgctgctgccatgCTCATCTTCATCCTGCCGTCGGCTTTCTACATCAAACTGGTCAAGAAGGAGTCCATGaagtctgtgcagaagatcGGG GCCACCGCCTTCCTCGTGTGCGGCCTCGTGGTCATGATCGGCAGCATGACCCTCATCATCCTGGACTGGACACACAACGCCACAGCCGCCGCAGACACACAAGGCAACGGACACTAG